A genomic stretch from Sphingorhabdus pulchriflava includes:
- a CDS encoding DUF2924 domain-containing protein, with translation MIKAKKQAAVRDEVASLQSMTLSELRMLWAARFGAPPKQRSVELLRRVLAWRLQAEAFGGLDAVTVRLLGSERPLVMVAEQPGTRLARDYAGKRHEVVMLVEGVLYDGATYGSLSEVARLITGQRWNGPRFFGLRRENVR, from the coding sequence ATGATCAAGGCTAAGAAACAGGCTGCTGTCCGTGACGAGGTCGCCAGCCTTCAATCGATGACCTTGTCTGAACTTCGGATGCTGTGGGCGGCCCGCTTCGGTGCGCCGCCCAAACAGCGTTCGGTCGAACTGTTGCGCCGAGTGCTGGCGTGGCGATTGCAAGCGGAGGCCTTTGGCGGACTCGATGCAGTTACGGTTCGATTGCTGGGTAGCGAGCGGCCGCTGGTGATGGTTGCCGAACAACCAGGAACCAGACTGGCGCGCGACTATGCGGGCAAGCGTCATGAGGTCGTGATGCTTGTGGAGGGCGTCCTCTATGATGGCGCGACCTATGGCAGCCTGTCGGAGGTAGCGAGACTGATCACCGGCCAGCGTTGGAATGGCCCGCGCTTCTTTGGCCTGCGCCGCGAGAATGTCCGATGA
- a CDS encoding MBL fold metallo-hydrolase produces MAGPGRADAREAPPEIVTLGTMAGPMANPLRGQPATLLHWAGGMILVDAGDGTVEQMARAGFDSVPLKTVVITHIHADHIGGLFALLSRRYQLMDPPITIYGPPGTQALVAGLVAAMEPLKLTSPALPGAPLRPPADGVKVVEIGDGAELTIEGVSVRAVANKHYLTDSNAPDSAQAQSLSLRFELPGRSVVLTGDTGPSEPVIALARGADVLVSSILDLDAAVAAIRASRPNAPAAFYNAARAHFAQHHLSPEAAGQLAQSAGVKRVVFTHIGITPDRMKAAKAELKKTWKGPVVFAHDLGRY; encoded by the coding sequence ATGGCGGGTCCGGGCAGAGCCGACGCGAGAGAAGCGCCGCCTGAGATTGTCACGCTTGGCACCATGGCTGGACCGATGGCGAACCCGTTACGCGGCCAGCCTGCAACACTACTCCACTGGGCAGGCGGTATGATCTTGGTCGATGCTGGCGACGGCACAGTCGAGCAAATGGCACGCGCCGGTTTTGATTCAGTACCGCTCAAAACTGTGGTGATCACCCATATCCATGCCGATCATATCGGCGGGCTGTTTGCGCTGCTTTCCCGTCGGTATCAGTTGATGGATCCGCCGATTACCATCTATGGGCCACCCGGGACGCAGGCGTTGGTTGCGGGGCTAGTCGCCGCGATGGAGCCGCTAAAGCTTACCAGTCCCGCTTTGCCGGGCGCGCCGCTGCGGCCGCCGGCTGATGGAGTGAAAGTGGTCGAGATTGGCGACGGTGCCGAGCTGACCATTGAAGGCGTGTCGGTGCGCGCGGTCGCCAATAAGCATTATCTCACCGACAGCAACGCACCCGATTCGGCACAGGCACAATCGCTTTCACTGCGTTTCGAGCTTCCCGGGCGCAGTGTGGTTCTGACCGGCGATACTGGTCCGAGCGAGCCTGTAATCGCACTGGCGCGCGGTGCGGATGTGCTGGTTTCTTCGATTCTTGACCTTGACGCCGCAGTCGCAGCAATTCGCGCCAGTCGGCCCAATGCGCCAGCCGCCTTTTATAATGCGGCACGCGCGCATTTTGCCCAGCATCATTTGAGCCCAGAAGCTGCCGGTCAACTGGCCCAGTCGGCAGGCGTGAAGCGGGTGGTCTTCACGCATATCGGTATCACGCCTGACCGGATGAAAGCGGCGAAGGCGGAGCTTAAGAAAACATGGAAAGGGCCGGTTGTGTTTGCACATGATCTTGGCCGCTATTGA
- a CDS encoding SDR family NAD(P)-dependent oxidoreductase: MTQRLAGKTALITGATSGMGVDVVRRFVAEGAKVLFCGRSSEAGAAVAAEIGPGARFLRADVTDETDVIALVKAAEDLGGGRIDFLFNNAAPALRDTPVTALPAEEIASASMAIFGSVVLVTKHVATVMEAQGGGSILNNGSTAAHRANSSPSLYSALKAAVCHFTRCMALELADYGIRVNTVSPGAIPTPIFLQSLGIQPAHQDRALAALQGVFAKAMPVGRAGNGDDIAAAAVFFASDESSYVTGQDLVVDGGLTAGLSNAAKRGQADMMRTVLANLGN; the protein is encoded by the coding sequence ATGACACAGCGACTGGCAGGCAAGACGGCCCTCATCACCGGGGCGACATCGGGCATGGGCGTCGACGTCGTCCGGCGCTTTGTCGCCGAAGGCGCAAAAGTGCTATTCTGCGGCCGCTCCAGCGAAGCTGGCGCAGCTGTCGCCGCCGAGATCGGCCCGGGCGCCCGCTTCCTGCGCGCCGATGTGACCGATGAGACCGACGTCATCGCGCTGGTCAAAGCCGCGGAGGACCTCGGCGGCGGGCGGATCGATTTTCTGTTCAACAACGCCGCCCCGGCCTTGCGCGACACCCCGGTCACGGCGCTGCCGGCCGAGGAGATTGCCAGCGCGTCCATGGCAATCTTTGGTAGTGTTGTGCTAGTCACCAAGCACGTTGCCACGGTGATGGAGGCGCAGGGCGGCGGCTCCATTCTCAACAACGGCTCGACGGCGGCACACCGCGCCAACAGTTCGCCTTCGCTGTACAGCGCATTGAAGGCAGCGGTTTGCCATTTCACCCGCTGCATGGCGCTGGAACTGGCTGATTACGGCATCCGTGTGAACACGGTATCGCCGGGCGCCATCCCCACACCAATCTTCCTGCAATCGCTGGGCATCCAGCCCGCCCACCAGGACCGCGCGCTGGCCGCGTTGCAGGGCGTTTTTGCGAAGGCCATGCCCGTCGGCCGCGCCGGCAACGGGGATGATATCGCCGCCGCCGCCGTTTTCTTCGCCAGTGATGAATCCTCCTATGTCACCGGGCAGGATCTGGTCGTCGATGGCGGCCTCACTGCCGGGCTATCGAACGCTGCCAAACGGGGCCAGGCCGACATGATGCGCACCGTCCTCGCCAACCTCGGGAACTAA
- a CDS encoding thiolase family protein has translation MTTIHIAGVAMTKFGPNLGATVKSLTAEAVAACLADAGVTPDAVQAAYFSNTLQGLLEGQLSIPGQIALRNAGVEGVPIVNVENACASGSTALWLACQHLRSGAADIVLAVGVEKMVFDGEAQRATVVRAFEGGMDVSAGDEALNDLLRLGAGVDGRSGDGHRTRFMDIYAALCRAHMARFGTTQRQLAIVAAKNHDHSVHNEKCHFRKAMTVDEVLASRPLGYPLTVAMCSPLSDGAAAVLLCTDAGLKKLQGQAPSILIKACELTSATTRDFADFEAHVARRAALTAYDRAGLGPDDIDVAEVHDAAAFGEIFMTELLGFCAMGDGGPLAERGETRIGGRIPVNPSGGLESKGHPIGATGLGQIYELTQQLRGTAGARQVSGARTALQENSGGLLGIEEGAAVVTILQRQY, from the coding sequence ATGACCACCATCCATATCGCAGGCGTCGCGATGACGAAGTTCGGCCCCAACCTAGGCGCCACGGTCAAATCGCTCACCGCAGAGGCCGTCGCGGCCTGTCTGGCCGATGCCGGCGTCACGCCTGATGCCGTGCAGGCCGCCTATTTCTCCAACACGCTGCAGGGTCTGCTTGAAGGCCAGTTGTCGATCCCCGGCCAGATCGCGCTCCGCAACGCAGGCGTTGAAGGCGTGCCGATCGTCAATGTCGAAAACGCCTGTGCGTCGGGATCGACCGCGCTGTGGCTGGCCTGCCAGCACCTGCGTTCCGGTGCCGCCGATATCGTGCTCGCCGTGGGCGTGGAAAAGATGGTCTTCGACGGCGAGGCGCAGCGCGCCACCGTCGTACGCGCCTTTGAAGGCGGCATGGACGTCAGCGCCGGGGACGAAGCGCTTAATGATCTGCTGCGGCTGGGCGCCGGCGTCGATGGCCGATCCGGCGACGGCCACCGCACCCGCTTCATGGATATCTATGCAGCGCTGTGCCGCGCCCACATGGCGCGCTTCGGCACCACGCAACGCCAGCTGGCGATCGTGGCGGCCAAGAACCATGATCATTCGGTCCACAATGAAAAATGCCATTTCCGCAAAGCTATGACGGTTGATGAGGTGCTGGCCTCACGGCCGTTGGGCTATCCGCTCACAGTAGCGATGTGCTCGCCGCTGTCTGACGGCGCGGCGGCTGTGCTACTGTGCACCGATGCCGGACTGAAAAAGTTGCAGGGACAGGCGCCATCCATCCTGATCAAGGCGTGCGAGCTGACCTCGGCCACCACGCGCGACTTTGCCGATTTCGAAGCGCATGTGGCCCGGCGCGCGGCGCTGACCGCCTATGACCGTGCCGGGCTGGGCCCAGACGATATCGATGTCGCCGAAGTCCATGATGCGGCCGCGTTTGGCGAGATCTTCATGACCGAGCTGCTGGGCTTCTGTGCAATGGGTGACGGCGGCCCGTTGGCCGAGCGCGGCGAGACACGGATCGGCGGGCGCATCCCGGTCAACCCGTCGGGCGGACTTGAATCCAAGGGCCACCCCATCGGTGCCACCGGCCTCGGCCAGATATATGAGTTAACCCAGCAGCTGCGCGGCACCGCCGGCGCCCGCCAGGTCAGCGGCGCGCGCACCGCGCTGCAGGAAAATAGCGGCGGCCTGCTCGGCATCGAAGAAGGCGCGGCCGTCGTCACCATTCTCCAACGCCAATATTGA
- a CDS encoding DUF3489 domain-containing protein: protein MTKSANGAGANVTVDTPRVTKAAQLLTLLQTGTGASLEEMVEATGWQSHTVRAAMTGLRKKGHVVEKHVEGNTTIWSVKPTA from the coding sequence ATGACAAAATCAGCAAATGGCGCGGGAGCGAATGTCACAGTAGACACTCCGCGCGTGACCAAAGCAGCCCAGCTTCTGACCCTCCTGCAGACCGGAACCGGCGCGAGCTTGGAGGAGATGGTCGAGGCAACCGGCTGGCAATCGCACACCGTGCGCGCTGCGATGACGGGCCTCCGCAAGAAAGGCCATGTTGTCGAAAAGCATGTTGAGGGAAACACTACCATTTGGTCGGTGAAGCCTACCGCATGA
- a CDS encoding helix-turn-helix transcriptional regulator, giving the protein MEHIEVERAVSTIGNRTLAGSNVEGLADGRSSARDDARATIIALGHAAKKMVLTGQLRHFAELCDRADWLFDGTSFQNTELLPDRISVEADLTIMANMLDHGYSATMISQLVSLFGVINGPISAMGLVTAPTLADALHILRRIIVVNNPHVEIDINPIDDEFEIIFRSCAPPGIFREFYTLSIFAVMAHVIIRFVPKSQNVLRFELDFEPESGIVEAIGILSRDIKSGVASTRIIGQSNWLSLPNVTFDRSFWELSLDRVQNLESDSEVPNIEQRVRRYIKTALVQEKRVPRLKQIAALEGVSERTMLRMLAENDLSFHIISEDVRRVMATEMISLPSVPLSEISESLGFTDLSSFSRSFRKWFGATPGQYRKSQER; this is encoded by the coding sequence ATGGAGCACATTGAGGTTGAAAGAGCTGTCTCAACCATTGGCAACCGGACTTTAGCCGGCAGCAATGTAGAAGGCTTAGCAGACGGACGAAGTTCGGCTCGGGATGATGCAAGAGCAACGATTATCGCTCTTGGCCATGCTGCCAAAAAGATGGTGTTGACTGGACAACTGAGACATTTTGCAGAGTTGTGCGATAGGGCGGATTGGCTGTTTGACGGCACTTCGTTTCAAAATACCGAGCTGCTTCCTGATCGCATCAGCGTGGAAGCCGACCTCACAATAATGGCGAATATGCTGGATCATGGATATTCAGCCACAATGATTTCGCAGTTGGTCAGCCTTTTCGGTGTAATCAACGGGCCGATAAGCGCGATGGGTCTCGTGACCGCACCAACGCTGGCAGACGCGCTGCATATATTAAGAAGGATAATTGTGGTAAATAATCCACATGTAGAAATAGATATAAATCCAATAGATGATGAATTCGAAATTATTTTCAGATCATGTGCACCACCGGGAATTTTTCGTGAATTTTATACATTATCAATTTTTGCTGTAATGGCGCATGTTATCATTCGTTTTGTTCCGAAATCACAAAATGTTTTGCGGTTCGAACTCGATTTTGAACCTGAATCTGGAATCGTCGAAGCAATAGGGATATTGTCCCGGGATATTAAATCGGGCGTGGCATCGACCCGGATAATTGGCCAAAGCAACTGGCTCAGCCTGCCTAACGTCACCTTCGATCGTTCATTTTGGGAGCTATCTCTCGACCGCGTCCAAAACCTGGAGTCTGACAGTGAAGTCCCAAATATCGAGCAACGGGTCCGCCGATACATAAAAACCGCGCTGGTTCAGGAAAAACGCGTTCCGAGATTGAAACAAATTGCGGCGTTGGAAGGCGTTTCCGAACGGACCATGTTGCGCATGCTAGCGGAAAACGACCTTAGCTTTCACATCATTTCCGAAGATGTAAGGCGGGTAATGGCGACGGAGATGATCAGCCTGCCGTCAGTTCCGCTGTCAGAGATTTCCGAATCCCTCGGCTTTACCGATCTTTCGAGCTTCAGTCGTTCATTCCGGAAATGGTTTGGCGCAACCCCGGGCCAGTATCGGAAATCTCAGGAACGTTAG
- a CDS encoding TetR/AcrR family transcriptional regulator, translating into MGKADKLESTPNPPAKARVRGVSKNSAEARRKILDSATLIFGKQGFARTKTDEIAEHAGYGQATLFFHFKTKAGLLEACLEEALERAKANLVPAENSGTIDLIQRLDRAFDNSTTADFFARMLVEFGDNSTIGPVYADFHEHLRQMIAAELTRETGSEGRRAYIAAASILVMMVGVHAEQRLENTRFSRADFREMLIEVTRLVLRDLEKPVGTGP; encoded by the coding sequence ATGGGAAAAGCTGACAAACTCGAATCGACTCCAAATCCGCCTGCAAAAGCGCGGGTTCGTGGCGTTTCCAAAAATTCTGCTGAGGCGCGGCGCAAGATTCTTGATTCGGCGACACTGATCTTTGGCAAGCAGGGCTTTGCCCGCACCAAGACCGATGAGATCGCTGAACACGCAGGCTATGGTCAGGCCACATTATTCTTCCATTTCAAAACCAAGGCAGGTTTGCTGGAGGCGTGTCTCGAGGAAGCATTGGAGCGCGCCAAAGCAAATCTGGTGCCTGCCGAAAATTCCGGGACTATTGATCTGATCCAACGCCTTGACCGCGCGTTTGACAATTCAACAACGGCCGACTTTTTCGCAAGAATGTTGGTTGAGTTTGGCGATAACTCGACCATCGGTCCTGTTTATGCCGATTTTCACGAACATCTGCGTCAGATGATCGCGGCGGAGTTAACGCGGGAAACAGGATCCGAGGGACGGCGCGCATATATCGCCGCTGCATCGATCCTTGTCATGATGGTCGGTGTCCACGCCGAGCAAAGGCTGGAAAACACGCGTTTTAGCCGTGCGGATTTCAGAGAAATGTTGATTGAGGTTACGCGGCTGGTGCTGCGTGACCTGGAAAAGCCCGTAGGGACCGGGCCATGA
- a CDS encoding recombinase family protein: MKQLRCAIYTRKSTEEGLEQEFNSIDAQRAACEAYILSQAGERWTLLPQYYDDGGWSGGNMERPALKSLLKAISEGRIDVVVVYKVDRLTRSLMDFARIVEKFDAHQVSFVSVTQAFNTTSSMGRLTLIVLLSFAQFEREVTGERIRDKIAASKARGIWMGGNLPLGYDVKDRKLFIVEDEAELVRYIYSRYLELGSVLPLAKELDARGHRTKRWTSAKGNVLGGYRFSCGAIYHILGNRIYLGEIVHKGKAYEGEHPAIITNELFDAVQTKLAANRVKRTKRKEKATASPLTGKLFDSDNLPMRPTFGHGRGKKIYRYYVSETLLPIGQSANGHNRSGIRLSAPRLERVIGATLLSLLPAHPPGTDAEAVFKAIARVRVKDTKLRVRLELAALLGADEIDEDVLDRAQQIDPTALIDGHHLIVTINGTAARRGSTQSAPDHIIDDSERRRLLVDLIRKSHRQLQKLNASPLHPDDHIHMTAPINEWGRQRVAIGLLAPDIQKMLLQGKAPPHITPDLLLNSGIPMDWEEQRRMFGMG, from the coding sequence ATGAAACAACTGCGCTGTGCTATCTACACAAGGAAGTCGACCGAGGAAGGCCTGGAGCAGGAGTTCAACAGCATCGATGCCCAGAGAGCGGCGTGCGAAGCGTACATATTGAGCCAGGCCGGTGAACGCTGGACTCTCCTTCCCCAATATTATGATGATGGGGGCTGGTCGGGCGGCAATATGGAGCGCCCTGCCCTTAAAAGCCTTCTTAAAGCCATTTCAGAAGGGCGTATCGATGTAGTGGTTGTCTATAAGGTGGACAGGCTTACCCGAAGCCTGATGGACTTCGCCCGCATCGTTGAAAAGTTCGATGCGCATCAAGTCTCGTTTGTCAGTGTGACACAGGCGTTCAATACCACCAGCAGCATGGGACGCCTCACCTTGATCGTGCTGCTGTCCTTTGCACAGTTTGAGCGTGAGGTGACGGGAGAACGTATACGCGACAAGATCGCCGCTTCCAAGGCGCGCGGGATCTGGATGGGTGGCAATTTACCGCTCGGCTATGATGTGAAGGACAGGAAGCTGTTCATCGTCGAAGACGAGGCCGAACTCGTTCGGTACATTTACAGCCGCTATCTCGAACTGGGCTCGGTCCTTCCGTTGGCGAAGGAGCTCGATGCGAGGGGCCACCGGACCAAACGTTGGACGTCCGCCAAAGGCAATGTGCTGGGTGGCTACCGGTTCAGCTGCGGAGCCATCTATCATATACTGGGCAACCGCATCTATCTCGGAGAGATCGTCCATAAGGGCAAAGCCTATGAAGGCGAGCATCCGGCAATCATCACAAATGAACTGTTCGATGCCGTACAAACAAAGCTCGCGGCCAATCGCGTCAAGCGCACAAAGCGCAAGGAGAAGGCCACAGCCTCACCGCTTACGGGCAAATTGTTCGATAGCGATAATCTCCCGATGCGTCCGACGTTCGGGCATGGGCGAGGTAAGAAGATCTACCGCTATTATGTGAGCGAGACGCTGCTTCCCATCGGCCAGTCCGCCAACGGTCATAATCGCAGCGGGATACGCCTATCTGCACCGCGGCTGGAACGCGTTATCGGTGCGACGCTCCTGTCGCTCTTGCCAGCACACCCACCAGGAACCGATGCCGAAGCGGTGTTCAAAGCCATAGCGCGTGTTCGCGTCAAAGATACCAAGCTCAGGGTGCGGCTTGAGCTGGCCGCTCTGCTTGGCGCGGACGAGATTGATGAGGATGTGCTCGACCGCGCGCAACAGATCGATCCTACCGCTTTAATCGATGGACATCATCTGATCGTTACCATCAACGGCACAGCAGCCCGGCGTGGCAGTACGCAATCCGCGCCAGACCACATTATCGACGATAGCGAGCGGCGGCGACTGCTGGTCGATCTCATTCGCAAGTCGCATCGGCAGCTTCAAAAGCTCAATGCTTCACCGCTCCATCCCGACGACCATATACATATGACGGCGCCCATCAATGAATGGGGACGGCAGCGGGTGGCGATCGGCCTGCTCGCGCCGGATATTCAGAAGATGTTGCTGCAAGGCAAGGCACCGCCGCATATCACGCCAGATCTGTTGCTCAACTCAGGCATTCCGATGGATTGGGAGGAGCAACGGCGGATGTTTGGTATGGGGTGA
- a CDS encoding SMP-30/gluconolactonase/LRE family protein produces the protein MKHTPVLFAEGFLFPEAPRWHAGRGQFIVSDIDRGQVFAVSADGQRQQVYQGPDWVSGTAFENDKTLLVTNARSRGLVRVQLDQPDAVPEMIASLAEIAPYGINDMVRTASGVCFIDTVSFDFVAYARGEGTAQPSALARVDADGRVSVATTEVNFPNGMVITPDGKRLLVADSLDQCIHAFALAADGTLSQRTCFAALPGEMPDGMCLDASGAVWVAGHGRVVRVAEGGAVLEEVDMGTTLATAVALGGADGRTLLITASDSYDRSVMAGNPTGRLFTVHVDVPGAGLPSVY, from the coding sequence ATGAAGCATACCCCCGTCTTGTTTGCCGAAGGCTTCCTCTTTCCTGAAGCGCCGCGCTGGCACGCCGGCCGCGGGCAATTCATCGTGAGCGATATCGATCGCGGCCAGGTGTTTGCGGTCTCCGCCGATGGCCAGCGCCAGCAGGTCTATCAAGGGCCTGATTGGGTTTCAGGCACGGCATTTGAGAACGACAAGACGCTGCTGGTCACCAATGCGCGTAGCCGGGGCTTGGTGCGGGTCCAGCTCGATCAGCCCGATGCTGTGCCCGAAATGATTGCCTCGCTCGCCGAAATCGCGCCCTATGGCATCAATGACATGGTGCGCACGGCATCGGGCGTCTGCTTCATCGATACGGTCAGTTTCGATTTCGTCGCCTATGCCCGCGGTGAGGGCACAGCCCAGCCCAGCGCGCTGGCCCGCGTCGATGCCGATGGTCGCGTTTCCGTGGCCACGACGGAGGTGAATTTCCCCAACGGCATGGTGATCACGCCCGACGGCAAGCGCCTGCTGGTGGCAGACTCGCTCGATCAATGCATCCACGCCTTCGCGCTCGCCGCCGATGGTACGCTCAGCCAACGCACCTGCTTTGCCGCACTGCCGGGCGAGATGCCGGACGGCATGTGCCTGGATGCCAGCGGTGCCGTCTGGGTCGCTGGCCATGGCCGGGTGGTGCGGGTCGCCGAAGGCGGTGCTGTGCTGGAGGAGGTCGACATGGGCACCACCTTGGCCACTGCCGTTGCCCTGGGCGGAGCCGATGGCCGCACGTTGCTGATCACCGCCTCGGACAGCTATGACCGCTCGGTGATGGCGGGCAATCCAACCGGGCGACTGTTTACGGTGCATGTGGATGTACCGGGCGCCGGCCTTCCGTCGGTTTATTGA
- a CDS encoding TonB-dependent receptor, with translation MAAPAMAQDSNADEAGLEEIVVTAQRREQSLQDVPMAISAVSGETLRDAGAIGIDGLANLVPSLATVSNNQPLAQSYRIRGLGTDPNIPTFEPSVALFIDGVYLPRTGLGVEDLVDIARIEVLKGPQSTLYGKNATAGVISVVSARPSDEFGGSVEASLSNIEGGRNATAMRFAGSLTGPLSDHVRVRLTGVYYDAGASFRNLAPGAEQANEVKRYALRGQAEFDLSDAVTLNLTAARSEVLDSNGINPDLYRGVAPEPSFVLDNNAALNALFGVTACPDNNPSNRIICTTDPNRSNSSFDMASATITADLGMATLTSITAWSQYESGLLATDIDQVSLPLFTFRDTQKGDSFSQEVRLVSPTGDTFEWLVGGYYLDTSFERGDRGQTPMFEVQAAAPRFSIPGAPSPLIVYGQNGDKGFLDSRASSKYFALFGQATYRFSDMFALTGGLRWQTETKKASINNRATFTPNPNLPAGHPLAGVNFLTAVLVPAATFPAGVRINGALPEVKDDNVTWNVIANFTPNDDTLIYASFARGTKSGGHNIGFGNAVPAQRGFGAEKVDNWELGGKFDLADRRARLAVSLFRSDYTNYQNAGFVGLQYLVNNADKVRVTGMEAEGTFRLADGLTMNLGGAYIDAKFRQYTGGACWFGRAPNANPTPTGVFTSCDLSGSQLPLAPKWRMTGALQYEHQLSVGELYARTDLNWQSKANVNSASLDPRHVQKAFALVNARMGMRFDNGLDLAFWASNLFDKTIVQQSGVLSFFGTTSGYQSFLGAPRQVGVTARFGF, from the coding sequence ATGGCGGCACCTGCAATGGCGCAGGATTCGAATGCCGATGAAGCTGGCTTGGAGGAAATTGTTGTTACAGCGCAGCGTCGCGAACAGTCACTACAGGATGTGCCGATGGCCATCTCGGCTGTTTCCGGCGAAACGCTGCGCGATGCCGGTGCAATCGGGATCGACGGCCTCGCCAACCTAGTCCCCTCACTGGCCACAGTTTCCAACAACCAGCCGCTTGCACAAAGCTACCGCATCCGCGGCCTCGGCACCGATCCGAACATCCCGACCTTCGAACCAAGCGTCGCGCTGTTCATCGATGGCGTTTATCTGCCGCGCACCGGTCTGGGCGTAGAAGATTTGGTCGACATCGCGCGGATCGAAGTACTCAAGGGACCGCAATCCACCCTCTACGGCAAGAATGCCACGGCGGGGGTGATCAGCGTTGTTTCGGCTCGTCCATCCGACGAATTTGGCGGCAGCGTCGAAGCGTCGCTGTCGAATATCGAGGGTGGCCGGAATGCTACTGCCATGCGCTTCGCTGGCTCGCTGACGGGTCCACTTTCGGACCATGTGCGGGTGCGTTTGACCGGGGTCTATTATGATGCGGGGGCGAGCTTCCGCAATCTTGCGCCAGGCGCCGAGCAGGCCAACGAAGTGAAGCGCTACGCCCTGCGCGGGCAGGCCGAGTTTGACCTGAGCGATGCTGTCACCCTCAACCTGACAGCGGCGCGCAGCGAAGTTTTAGACAGCAACGGCATCAATCCCGATCTCTATCGCGGCGTTGCGCCTGAGCCCAGCTTCGTGCTCGACAACAACGCGGCACTGAATGCGCTTTTCGGCGTGACGGCCTGCCCGGACAATAACCCTTCGAACCGGATTATCTGCACCACCGACCCGAACCGGTCGAACAGCAGCTTCGATATGGCCTCGGCAACGATCACGGCCGATCTCGGAATGGCGACACTTACCTCGATCACCGCTTGGTCGCAGTATGAGAGCGGACTGTTGGCGACTGACATCGATCAGGTCTCGCTGCCGCTGTTCACTTTCCGCGATACTCAAAAAGGCGATTCCTTCTCACAGGAAGTGCGCCTGGTTTCGCCGACCGGAGACACCTTCGAATGGCTGGTGGGTGGCTATTATCTCGACACCAGCTTTGAGCGTGGTGATCGCGGCCAGACGCCAATGTTCGAAGTACAGGCCGCCGCGCCCCGCTTCTCCATCCCAGGTGCGCCGTCGCCGCTAATTGTCTACGGCCAGAATGGCGACAAGGGTTTCCTGGATTCCCGTGCAAGCTCGAAATATTTCGCGCTGTTCGGGCAGGCGACCTATCGATTCAGCGACATGTTCGCATTGACCGGCGGGCTGCGCTGGCAGACCGAGACCAAGAAGGCCTCAATCAATAACAGAGCGACTTTCACCCCCAACCCCAACCTGCCCGCAGGCCACCCGCTGGCAGGCGTGAATTTCCTGACCGCAGTGTTGGTGCCCGCGGCAACCTTCCCAGCAGGCGTCAGGATCAATGGCGCCTTGCCCGAGGTGAAGGACGACAATGTTACCTGGAACGTTATCGCCAATTTCACGCCGAATGACGATACGCTGATCTATGCAAGCTTTGCCCGCGGCACCAAGTCGGGCGGGCACAATATCGGCTTCGGTAACGCCGTTCCTGCCCAGCGTGGGTTCGGTGCCGAAAAGGTCGATAACTGGGAACTGGGCGGCAAGTTCGACCTGGCCGATCGCCGGGCGCGTCTGGCAGTGAGCCTGTTCCGGTCTGACTACACCAACTACCAGAACGCCGGTTTTGTTGGCTTGCAATATCTGGTCAACAATGCGGACAAGGTACGGGTCACTGGCATGGAGGCTGAAGGAACCTTCCGACTTGCGGATGGCCTCACCATGAATCTGGGCGGTGCATATATCGATGCCAAGTTCCGCCAATATACGGGCGGTGCCTGCTGGTTTGGGCGTGCGCCCAATGCCAATCCAACTCCGACAGGGGTATTCACCAGCTGTGATCTGTCCGGTTCTCAATTGCCGCTGGCACCCAAGTGGCGAATGACCGGCGCACTGCAATATGAGCATCAGTTGTCGGTGGGAGAGCTTTACGCCCGCACCGATCTGAACTGGCAGAGCAAAGCAAACGTCAACAGCGCCAGCCTTGATCCGCGCCATGTTCAAAAAGCCTTCGCACTTGTGAACGCACGGATGGGCATGCGCTTTGACAATGGGCTGGACCTGGCATTCTGGGCGAGCAATCTGTTTGACAAAACCATCGTGCAGCAATCGGGCGTGTTGAGTTTCTTTGGAACAACATCCGGCTATCAGAGCTTCCTTGGCGCACCGCGTCAGGTGGGCGTGACTGCCCGGTTCGGGTTTTGA